One segment of Trypanosoma brucei brucei TREU927 chromosome 8, complete sequence DNA contains the following:
- a CDS encoding prohibitin (identical to GB:AAC05496.1: prohibitin {Trypanosoma brucei rhodesiense}(PMID:10200516)), producing the protein MSFRFVQRFMLGVTAASAGFYSCCFVVYPGEAAILYNRITGLKDSVYGEGLQCRILGLDEIKVFNIRIRPRVLKTMTGTKDLQMVNISLRVLFRPQTDRLPQIYREFGMDYDERILPSISNEILKAVVAEYKAEELIQKRDVVSARIYQLMQSKVSQFGLVLEDLSLVDIQFGKEFMVAVEQKQVAQQEAERFRYVVLENEQKRRAAVVRAEGEAESARLISEAIQRSGGGLLELRRIEAAVDIASKLIPMRNVTFLPGGSNMLLHMKSHQASEQAH; encoded by the coding sequence ATGAGCTTCAGATTTGTCCAGCGGTTTATGCTTGGAGTTACAGCTGCCTCTGCTGGATTCTACAGCTGCTGCTTTGTCGTATATCCTGGTGAAGCTGCCATTCTCTACAATAGGATCACTGGTCTGAAGGACTCCGTGTATGGCGAGGGTTTGCAGTGCCGTATCTTAGGGCTCGATGAAATCAAGGTATTTAATATTCGCATTCGGCCTCGTGTGCTGAAGACCATGACCGGCACAAAAGATCTTCAGATGGTGAACATAAGTCTTCGTGTACTCTTCCGTCCGCAGACGGATCGGTTGCCACAGATATACCGTGAGTTCGGCATGGATTATGACGAACGTATTCTTCCTTCTATCAGCAACGAAATTCTCAAAGCAGTTGTGGCCGAGTACAAGGCCGAGGAACTGATTCAGAAGCGCGACGTCGTGTCCGCGCGCATATACCAGCTGATGCAGAGCAAAGTATCACAATTCGGCCTTGTACTGGAAGACTTATCGCTTGTGGATATTCAGTTCGGTAAGGAATTCATGGTGGCTGTAGAGCAGAAACAGGTTGCACAGCAGGAGGCAGAGAGATTCCGTTACGTTGTGCTAGAGAATGAGCAAAAGAGGCGTGCCGCTGTTGTTCGCGCCGAAGGTGAGGCGGAGTCTGCCCGCCTGATCTCGGAAGCCATTCAACGCTCGGGAGGGGGACTGTTGGAGCTGCGAAGAATTGAAGCGGCTGTGGACATAGCATCAAAGCTCATACCAATGCGAAACGTAACCTTCCTTCCAGGGGGGAGTAATATGCTTCTCCACATGAAGAGCCATCAGGCATCTGAGCAGGCACATTga
- a CDS encoding U1 small nuclear ribonucleoprotein, putative, translating to MQTPGEEDLVHKKNAQRRVEEHMRWKAAFFQSRPPPPFVPQCRRRREPIASSPVHIFHKRALELVAAERPPVVSSSSMNAWPVAAAEKSDPKRSAWLEQMKSEMNRRNPYTDLNICSDPRCTVVMSGLHAKTVEEDIRIFSEQFGRVVSTRLIFDRNGHSRRYGFVQFGREADVQRAVASSGKRRLHGRSVVIDVERGRQEPEFLPKRIAKAVKLQGTSINSPVLPSGDTPIGKRQRNETERQQDRSREAPTKLEPSGGELRHRDDVDILLDDIMSIT from the coding sequence ATGCAGACCCCTGGTGAGGAAGACCTGgtccacaaaaaaaacgcccAGCGGAGGGTCGAGGAGCACATGCGATGGAAGGCGGCTTTTTTTCAGAGCAGGCCACCCCCACCGTTTGTCCCCCAGTGCCGCCGACGTCGTGAGCCAATAGCTTCGAGTCCGGTCCATATATTTCACAAGCGGGCACTGGAGCTTGTTGCCGCTGAGCGACCGCCTGTGGTTTCGTCGTCGTCAATGAATGCGTGGCCcgttgcagcagcagagAAATCTGACCCTAAGCGTTCGGCCTGGTTGGAGCAGATGAAGTCGGAGATGAATCGCCGCAATCCGTATACAGATTTGAATATATGCTCGGACCCGCGGTGCACAGTTGTGATGTCGGGGTTGCACGCCAAAACGGTGGAGGAGGACATCCGCATCTTCAGCGAGCAGTTTGGTCGTGTGGTCAGCACTCGTCTAATTTTTGACCGTAATGGTCACAGCCGACGGTATGGCTTTGTGCAGTTTGGACGGGAGGCGGATGTGCAGAGAGCAGTTGCAAGTAGTGGAAAGAGGCGGCTTCACGGTCGGAGTGTTGTGATCGACGTGGAGCGAGGGCGGCAGGAACCTGAGTTTCTGCCGAAACGCATTGCAAAAGCTGTGAAATTGCAGGGAACGTCGATCAATTCCCCCGTTTTGCCGTCTGGAGACACGCCAATTGGCAAGCGCCAGCGCAATGAGACCGAACGGCAACAAGATCGATCAAGGGAGGCTCCAACTAAGCTGGAGCCATCGGGAGGTGAACTGAGACACCGTGATGATGTGGACATCCTTCTGGATGATATCATGAGTATTACGTGA
- a CDS encoding kinesin, putative, with protein MVNSSALVSVGVRVRPLVKGAANPQHVSEFQQKKACAVLSDTTLRVSDGCSVGNGRTVHFAYDCVFDEDATQEEVYEALALSAVENVVSGTNSSLLTYGQTGSGKTYTILGVTNPEAANGELITSESGVLLRSLQDILNYASLRRNSSHTVVGISALEIYLEEVRDLLSAGESPAVVQMAVTKDHVLFSNLEYVPILELDDALRVYQEASAKRMQRMTFGNDKSSRSHAIFNIEVYQQPITTVSTKPLTLPQCLALKEASQVCPPGTRPISHTHALFADASNDLLGDANAPVMYSKLSLVDLAGSEKPGNVKVNSIGFDELKKINSSLTALGSVVHALYEGAAHIPYRNTKLTTVLRDTFAAPNSHVVLIVTVSPTVLTFDETVSSLHFANKVKELKVSSTAIRNTNNDLDSPKAGSFHSSVRCFAELSADLAIAREKHSFSPPEVIKHVAADRNNLLYDTAFNIRLRDSDARYIGMFTLCDALKAVASEKETANEEERQEELRRELCDEMVEEWKNGYMELHSRLETASADDGPLTTDEWQAWERRLVKEATDYRDTRSMRRQLHQRCKLVATDIEKTDNVITGLEYSEAHLNGGHNGGAYNDYSGEESTHWELGGEWDDEEGEDELSEISSDVGEAAELATTCLTMCNLMYRNKQLSTLLEEEQDRYQSQNEEVLEMWRLSMARAVTDSATTHFNEGGGRNYREVLRSVLGPWTPKGKELAAQPFPYWMRVDADIGANTRSRKKEKGVHQTKYDDPEFLDDVASFMKMGGKVRKFNSDGTCHSRLIYVDVKSREPRLCWSVVGSLGKEGSFPLCLITSILLGRVKEDSVGGVCYTSWGVIHTQHEKDSYGREERVDFVCDSPPEFEAWVIGLSHVTGLWPRFELPMGISDDGMAFRIGDRGVNFCREWHVPLAVYAETREQLLSRQRSKGVRLTPGELRVLVRLDIFRSSAMWLHFRDEGLVVNPLPVLNCYVGAAEGTNSVPQTSTTAATTPSRTSTRHLSLRSASTLGPY; from the coding sequence ATGGTAAATAGTTCCGCTTTGGTTAGTGTTGGTGTGCGAGTGCGGCCCCTGGTGAAGGGAGCAGCGAATCCGCAGCACGTGTCAGAGttccaacagaagaaagcCTGCGCGGTGCTTTCTGACACCACACTGCGGGTAAGTGATGGTTGCTCAGTGGGGAATGGACGCACGGTTCACTTTGCGTACGATTGCGTGTTTGATGAAGATGCGACGCAGGAGGAGGTATACGAGGCGCTCGCTTTGTCTGCGGTAGAAAACGTGGTAAGCGGTACCAACTCGTCGCTGTTAACATACGGCCAAACTGGGAGTGGGAAGACATATACAATTCTTGGAGTGACAAATCCTGAGGCAGCAAATGGAGAACTCATTACAAGTGAGTCGGGTGTCCTCCTCCGCTCTCTTCAAGATATACTGAACTACGCATCTTTGCGCAGAAATTCATCGCATACTGTTGTTGGAATTTCCGCTCTTGAAATTTACCTGGAAGAAGTGAGAGATTTGTTGAGTGCTGGCGAGTCCCCCGCGGTTGTGCAGATGGCTGTCACAAAGGACCACGTTCTCTTTTCGAATCTTGAGTACGTGCCGATCCTTGAGCTTGACGATGCACTGCGGGTGTACCAGGAGGCATCGGCCAAACGTATGCAACGAATGACCTTCGGAAACGACAAATCGTCCCGTTCCCATGCAATTTTTAATATCGAGGTGTACCAACAGCCTATAACAACTGTGAGCACCAAACCGTTGACTCTACCACAGTGCTTAGCTTTGAAGGAAGCGTCTCAGGTGTGCCCCCCGGGAACGAGACCCATATCGCACACACATGCGTTGTTTGCTGACGCTTCGAACGACCTACTTGGCGATGCCAATGCTCCCGTAATGTACAGTAAGTTGTCATTGGTAGATCTTGCGGGAAGTGAGAAGCCGGGAAACGTCAAGGTGAATAGTATTGGTTTTGACGAgcttaaaaaaattaactcGTCACTGACTGCATTAGGAAGTGTTGTGCATGCCCTGTATGAGGGCGCGGCGCACATCCCGTATCGCAACACAAAGCTCACAACCGTTCTTCGCGACACTTTCGCCGCCCCAAATTCTCACGTCGTTCTAATCGTAACGGTGAGCCCAACTGTGCTTACATTCGATGAGACGGTTTCGTCTCTTCACTTCGCCAACAAAGTGAAAGAGCTCAAGGTATCTTCCACCGCTATCCGCAACACAAATAATGACCTCGATTCGCCAAAAGCAGGGAGTTTCCACTCGTCAGTTCGGTGCTTTGCGGAGTTATCTGCAGATTTGGCCATCGCTCGGGAAAAGCACAGCTTTTCCCCCCCAGAGGTCATAAAGCATGTGGCAGCAGATAGAAACAATCTTCTGTACGACACGGCCTTCAATATACGCCTCAGGGACTCTGATGCACGATATATTGGTATGTTTACCCTATGTGATGCACTGAAAGCTGTCGCGTCAGAGAAGGAGACTGCAAACGAGGAGGAGCGACAAGAGGAATTGCGGCGCGAGCTGTGTGACGAAATGGTTGAGGAGTGGAAAAATGGGTACATGGAGCTTCACTCGCGCTTAGAGACGGCCTCAGCGGATGATGGCCCATTGACTACAGACGAGTGGCAGGCGTGGGAAAGGAGACTTGTGAAGGAAGCTACCGACTATAGAGATACTCGCTCCATGCGCCGTCAGCTCCATCAGCGTTGTAAACTCGTTGCGACGGACATTGAAAAGACAGACAACGTGATCACCGGATTAGAGTATAGTGAGGCCCACCTCAATGGAGGTCACAACGGCGGTGCTTACAACGATTACTCTGGTGAAGAGTCGACTCATTGGGAACTGGGGGGAGAATGGGACGACGAGGAGGGAGAAGATGAATTGTCTGAAATTTCGTCTGATGTGGGAGAGGCAGCTGAATTAGCAACAACGTGTCTCACAATGTGTAACTTAATGTACAGGAACAAACAACTTTCGACTCTACTAGAAGAAGAGCAGGATCGGTACCAGTCGCAAAATGAAGAGGTGCTGGAGATGTGGAGGCTCAGCATGGCCCGTGCTGTGACAGATAGCGCGACCACGCATTTTAACGAAGGGGGTGGCAGGAATTACCGTGAAGTATTACGCTCAGTGCTGGGACCGTGGACACCTAAGGGAAAGGAGTTAGCGGCCCAACCGTTCCCGTACTGGATGCGCGTGGATGCTGATATTGGGGCAAACACCCGTTCCcgcaaaaaggagaagggggTCCACCAGACAAAGTATGATGACCCCGAGTTTTTGGATGACGTTGCTTCTTTCATGAAGATGGGGGGTAAAGTCAGAAAGTTTAACAGTGATGGTACATGCCACAGTCGACTTATTTATGTAGATGTCAAGTCTAGAGAACCCCGCTTGTGCTGGTCGGTTGTTGGCTCTCTAGGGAAGGAGGGCTCCTTCCCGCTTTGTTTGATAACAAGTATTCTGTTGGGGCGCGTCAAAGAAGACTCTGTTGGGGGTGTGTGTTACACCAGTTGGGGTGTTATTCACACACAGCACGAAAAGGACTCGTACGGGAGAGAAGAACGAGTAGATTTTGTGTGTGACTCTCCACCTGAATTCGAGGCATGGGTGATTGGCCTTAGTCATGTCACAGGTCTGTGGCCTCGTTTCGAATTACCAATGGGAATAAGTGATGACGGGATGGCTTTCCGAATTGGGGACCGTGGTGTGAACTTTTGTAGAGAGTGGCATGTACCTTTAGCCGTGTATGCGGAGACGAGAGAGCAACTACTAAGTCGTCAACGGAGTAAAGGGGTCCGTTTGACGCCAGGAGAACTTCGCGTTCTTGTACGCTTGGATATATTTAGATCTTCCGCGATGTGGCTGCATTTCCGCGACGAGGGTCTTGTCGTGAACCCTCTTCCGGTGCTCAATTGCTACGTTGGCGCTGCCGAGGGGACAAATAGTGTTCCGCAAACATCCACGACAGCTGCGACGACACCCTCTCGGACCTCAACGCGTCACCTCTCATTGAGGAGCGCATCGACTTTGGGACCCTATTGA